A stretch of the Tachysurus fulvidraco isolate hzauxx_2018 chromosome 18, HZAU_PFXX_2.0, whole genome shotgun sequence genome encodes the following:
- the LOC125139397 gene encoding general transcription factor 3C polypeptide 1-like: protein MDALEMVLDEVALEGLDGITVSCLWFRLQNRQPCFPLTLDAMTQQYVWTFLVSCHHEVSFYLLPQDRPAVTLYDRFLEIDPETGIQELRGIPQLNEDVYPASVVLDDPGGIQGSCFYYKERKDINDLIRTETHTPRLTLQEAHSQWGEKLVIVASQQVRYRTLIGCQGNPELKLSDLSYCILERLGRARWQGELQRDLQTIACRLDAGKIHYLRKCLDKNGLVTMQSHVVRLPSGAQKHSILLLLKRFHVDRRSKYDILMESTSNILSELPNNMGIILKLRDQLVGSVCLGLCVCVWGCVCVSGVVCVCVSGLVCVCVWACVCYCETQTLVTR from the exons ATGGACGCGCTGGAGATGGTGTTAGACGAGGTGGCTTTAGAGGGACTGGACGGTATAACCGTGAGCTGTCTGTGGTTCAGACTGCAGAACAGACAGCCGTGTTTCCCCCTGACGTTAGACGCCATGACACAGCAGTATGTGTGGACATTTCTGGTGTCCTGTCACCATGAAGTGTCCTTTTACCTGCTGCCTCAGGACAGACCTGCCGTCACCTTATATGACCG GTTTCTGGAGATCGACCCAGAGACAGGGATCCAGGAGCTGAGGGGTATTCCTCAGCTGAACGAGGATGTTTACCCCGCCAGCGTGGTGCTGGACGACCCGGGAGGCATTCAGGGGTCGTGTTTCTATTACAAAGAGAGGAAGGACATAAACGACCTCAtcaggacagagacacacacacctcgacTCACACTGCAGGAGGCACATTCgca GTGGGGGGAGAAGCTGGTGATTGTGGCGAGTCAGCAAGTCAGATATCGTACTCTGATCGGCTGCCAAGGAAATCCGGAGCTGAAGCTGAGTGACTTGTCGTACTGTATCTTAGAGAGGCTGGGACGAGCTCGCTGGCAGGGAGAGTTACAAAGAGACTTACAAACCATAGCATGCAG GCTTGACGCAGGGAAGATTCATTACCTTCGTAAATGTCTGGATAAGAACGGTCTGGTCACCATGCAGTCACATGTTGTTCGCCTGCCCTCAGGAGCTCAAAAACACTCCATCCTGCTGTTGCTCAAGCGCTTCCATGTTGACAG GAGGAGTAAGTACGACATCCTGATGGAGTCGACATCCAACATTCTGTCTGAGCTCCCCAACAACATGGGCATCATCCTTAAACTGAGGGACCAGCTGGTAGGCAGTGTGTGtctagggttgtgtgtgtgtgtctggggttgtgtgtgtgtgtctggggttgtgtgtgtgtgtgtgtctgggcttgtgtgtgtgtgtgtctgggcttgtgtgt